A window of the Streptomyces sp. NBC_00454 genome harbors these coding sequences:
- the sigK gene encoding ECF RNA polymerase sigma factor SigK: protein MDDLTRAEETERLSVLLGRVAEGDEAAFVSVYEAVSGSVLGVAHAVLRDRAQAEEVAQEVLVEVWRTAGRYRADRGTVRTWVLTMAHRRAVDRVRSVQASADRERRAARLEAALPEFDEVSEAAMDHEERERVRRCLSSLTGIQRQSVTLAYYRGLTCSEVAQTLSVPLGTVKTRLRDGLLRLRTCLGVSA from the coding sequence GTGGACGACCTGACGCGGGCCGAGGAGACCGAGCGCCTGTCCGTCCTGCTCGGCCGGGTGGCCGAGGGGGACGAGGCGGCGTTCGTCTCCGTGTACGAGGCGGTGAGCGGGTCCGTACTGGGGGTGGCGCACGCCGTGCTGCGCGACCGCGCCCAGGCGGAGGAGGTGGCTCAGGAGGTGCTGGTCGAGGTGTGGCGCACCGCCGGGCGCTACCGCGCCGACCGGGGCACGGTGCGCACCTGGGTGCTGACGATGGCCCACCGCCGTGCGGTGGACCGGGTCCGGTCCGTCCAGGCCTCGGCCGACCGGGAGCGCCGAGCGGCCCGGCTCGAGGCGGCGCTGCCGGAGTTCGACGAGGTGAGCGAGGCGGCGATGGACCACGAGGAGCGCGAACGGGTCCGGCGCTGCCTGTCCTCGCTGACCGGGATCCAGCGCCAGTCGGTGACCCTGGCCTACTACCGGGGCCTGACCTGCAGCGAGGTGGCGCAGACGCTGTCGGTGCCGCTGGGTACCGTGAAGACGAGGCTCCGGGACGGCCTGCTGCGACTGCGCACCTGTCTCGGCGTTTCAGCATGA
- a CDS encoding oxygenase MpaB family protein, with translation MNTADAATASRARYDEAALDALSTQGDPLADETVATLLRRGEVGDLNTLMRFFGTAGDELPDRLPASARDYFEATALPPGWVDWDVMERARLFFMDNAAHINTGLSFAAMPVTYAVPRMARLLSSTHSLAYPSRRMANTGQFVTYLMRSDSFAQGSRFIPAAQKVRLLHAAVRHHLREGGHWDVERHGLPICQEDMIAGFGMFSLLVLDAMHRLGVHMSEEGAEAYFYAWRVVAAVLGCDMSSVPATLTECRAYLDLYLARHLGPSPEGVRLNAQLMRLYEDVVPGTLFDPLVPATIRYLVGDTLAGWLEVPRGPWDTAARAVPVFIGLLETIEDSGPLAEWALDKAGSLLAGFELSALTRGRVMHHAIPEELKPDFGVKLPRPGRWVPPPPVH, from the coding sequence GTGAACACGGCCGACGCCGCCACCGCTTCGCGCGCCCGTTACGACGAGGCCGCGCTCGACGCCCTGAGCACCCAGGGCGACCCGCTCGCCGACGAGACCGTCGCGACCCTGCTGCGCCGGGGCGAGGTGGGCGACCTGAACACCCTGATGCGGTTCTTCGGTACCGCCGGGGACGAACTCCCCGACCGACTCCCGGCCAGTGCCCGCGACTACTTCGAGGCCACCGCCCTGCCGCCGGGCTGGGTCGACTGGGACGTCATGGAGCGGGCCCGGCTGTTCTTCATGGACAACGCGGCCCACATCAACACCGGCCTTTCCTTCGCGGCGATGCCCGTGACCTACGCCGTACCTCGGATGGCACGGCTGCTCTCCTCGACGCACTCGCTCGCGTACCCCTCGCGCCGGATGGCCAACACCGGCCAGTTCGTGACGTACTTGATGCGCAGCGACTCCTTCGCACAGGGCAGCAGGTTCATCCCGGCCGCCCAGAAGGTGCGCCTGCTGCACGCGGCGGTCCGCCACCACCTGCGCGAGGGCGGCCACTGGGACGTGGAGCGGCACGGACTGCCCATCTGCCAGGAGGACATGATCGCCGGATTCGGCATGTTCTCGCTCCTGGTGCTGGACGCCATGCACCGGCTCGGCGTGCACATGAGCGAGGAGGGCGCCGAGGCGTACTTCTACGCGTGGCGGGTCGTGGCCGCCGTCCTGGGCTGCGACATGTCCTCGGTCCCCGCGACCCTCACCGAATGCCGCGCCTACCTCGACCTCTACCTCGCGCGCCACCTCGGCCCCTCCCCCGAGGGCGTCCGCCTCAACGCCCAGTTGATGCGGCTCTACGAGGACGTGGTCCCCGGCACCCTCTTCGACCCGCTGGTGCCCGCGACGATCCGCTACCTCGTCGGCGACACCCTCGCCGGCTGGCTGGAGGTGCCGCGCGGCCCCTGGGACACGGCGGCGCGGGCGGTCCCGGTGTTCATCGGGCTGCTGGAGACCATCGAGGACAGCGGTCCGCTCGCCGAGTGGGCCCTGGACAAGGCGGGCTCGCTGCTCGCGGGGTTCGAACTGTCCGCGCTGACCCGCGGCCGGGTGATGCACCACGCGATCCCCGAGGAGCTCAAGCCCGACTTCGGGGTGAAGCTGCCGCGGCCGGGCCGGTGGGTGCCGCCGCCTCCCGTCCATTGA
- a CDS encoding polyprenyl synthetase family protein, whose translation MDEVLTGLVDEEERALLDLNSELSPLSEQLRRSLARGKRLRAAFLYWGWRSAGQPDCEGVVRAAAAMELVHAAACTHDDIIDDSRTRHGQLTAHAAFAAAGQRPTALALILGDLLMGYAGHVFASCGLPGAYLARTTGLWTTLLRETMAGEFLEVLRTAGPAREPRVAESLEICRFKTAKYTVERPLQLGATLGGAPRALFDAFSSYGLPLGEAFQLRDDLLGTFGDPVRTGKSNSDDLRDGKPTALLALTLEASGPQGRALLAKLVGKRDLRPEEADSLRELMESCGARERVESMIRERIDRACAALDTVPMPAEARSALRELAGTTAERSR comes from the coding sequence GTGGACGAGGTGCTGACCGGCCTGGTGGACGAGGAGGAGCGGGCCCTGCTCGACCTCAACTCCGAACTCTCGCCGCTCTCCGAGCAGTTGCGCCGTTCACTGGCGCGCGGGAAGCGGCTGCGCGCCGCTTTCCTGTACTGGGGCTGGCGGTCGGCGGGCCAGCCCGACTGCGAGGGGGTGGTGCGGGCCGCCGCCGCGATGGAGCTGGTGCACGCGGCGGCCTGCACCCACGACGACATCATCGACGACAGCCGGACGCGGCACGGGCAGCTCACCGCGCACGCCGCGTTCGCCGCCGCCGGGCAGCGCCCCACCGCGCTCGCGCTGATCCTGGGCGACCTGCTGATGGGCTACGCCGGACACGTCTTCGCCTCCTGCGGCCTCCCCGGCGCCTACCTCGCGCGCACCACCGGGCTCTGGACCACCCTGTTGCGCGAGACGATGGCGGGAGAGTTCCTGGAGGTGCTGCGCACCGCCGGTCCCGCGAGGGAGCCCCGGGTCGCCGAATCGCTGGAGATCTGCCGCTTCAAGACGGCCAAGTACACGGTGGAGCGGCCGCTCCAGCTCGGCGCCACCCTCGGCGGCGCGCCCCGCGCGCTCTTCGACGCCTTCTCCTCCTACGGGCTCCCGCTCGGCGAGGCCTTCCAGCTCCGCGACGACCTGCTCGGGACCTTCGGCGACCCGGTCAGGACCGGCAAGTCCAACTCCGACGATCTGCGCGACGGCAAACCCACCGCGCTCCTCGCCCTGACCCTGGAAGCCTCGGGACCGCAGGGGCGGGCACTGCTCGCGAAGCTGGTCGGCAAGCGGGACCTGAGGCCGGAAGAGGCGGACTCCCTCAGGGAGTTGATGGAGTCCTGCGGGGCCCGGGAACGGGTCGAATCCATGATCCGGGAGCGGATCGACCGGGCCTGCGCCGCGCTGGACACCGTACCGATGCCGGCCGAGGCCCGCTCCGCGCTGCGCGAGCTGGCGGGCACGACCGCCGAACGGTCGCGCTAG
- a CDS encoding alpha-N-acetylglucosaminidase, with protein sequence MSGPIPRPGGAGRARRRVTLAALPAALLTLAVAGAAPGATAPVAPVPASAPAAAMAAAPEAAPHAVRGRAPGTSRPGAFDAAPARAALERLLPHHARQFTLVPDPGTRAGADTFTVSGTAGAITVRGSTGATLLTGVGWYLQHIAGADIGWPGDSIGMLPAELPAVPAPVTRSAQVPHRYALNDTDDGYSGPYRTFEQHQRQIDLLALHGVNEVFVQAGAEYPYYRALQRFGYTGEELRQWIPGPGHQSWWLLQNLSGFGGPVTEQLMRGRAELGGRIAEQLRALGMTPVLPGYFGTVPPGFAARNAGAVTVPQGDWAGFDRPDWLDPSSPVFARLAADYYAEQRAVFGDSAMYRMSPLHEGGQTGSVDVKAAAGAVQQALWAAHPGALWAVLGWQDDPTKELLAGVDTSKLLILDGLSDRYNRLDREARWGGAPYAMGTIYNFGGHTTTGANTSVWIDRFKAWRAKSDSALAGTAYLPEATGTNPAAFDLFTDLAWEPGPVDQRKWFAEFAGRRYGRPDAEASAAWEELRKGPYSTSSGLWSESQDSLFSARPSLTATGSAYWSPKSMRYPAGSVRRALDHLLKVDPRLRGSSAYRFDLVDTARQALANHSRVLLPRIKAAYEARDLALFRELTAEWAHREQQLDELVGSDPNFLLGPWLSAARAHGSDRAEQDRYEYDARSILSVWGRQSTSEGGFLHDYANREWSGLVSELYARRWSSYFASLEDGLVRRAAPRAIDWHSFEERWARLTTRHPDRPSGDPYVLAAKIAASLPAVK encoded by the coding sequence ATGTCCGGCCCGATCCCCCGACCCGGCGGAGCCGGGCGGGCACGCCGCCGGGTCACCCTGGCCGCACTGCCCGCAGCCCTGCTCACCCTCGCGGTCGCCGGGGCCGCCCCCGGAGCGACGGCCCCGGTGGCCCCCGTACCGGCATCAGCACCAGCGGCGGCAATGGCAGCGGCACCGGAAGCCGCACCGCATGCCGTACGGGGCCGCGCGCCGGGGACGTCCCGGCCGGGGGCCTTCGACGCCGCCCCGGCACGGGCGGCCCTGGAGCGGCTGCTGCCGCACCACGCCCGGCAGTTCACGCTGGTGCCCGACCCCGGAACTCGCGCCGGGGCCGACACCTTCACGGTGTCCGGGACCGCCGGCGCGATCACCGTCCGGGGTTCCACCGGCGCCACCCTGCTGACCGGGGTCGGCTGGTACCTCCAGCACATCGCCGGCGCGGACATCGGCTGGCCCGGCGACAGCATCGGCATGCTGCCCGCCGAACTGCCCGCGGTGCCCGCCCCCGTCACCCGCAGCGCACAGGTACCGCACCGGTACGCGCTCAACGACACCGACGACGGGTACTCGGGCCCCTACCGCACCTTCGAGCAGCACCAGCGCCAGATCGACCTGCTCGCCCTGCACGGCGTCAACGAGGTGTTCGTCCAGGCCGGGGCCGAGTACCCGTACTACCGGGCGCTCCAGCGCTTCGGCTACACCGGCGAAGAGCTGCGGCAGTGGATCCCGGGCCCCGGGCACCAGAGCTGGTGGCTGCTGCAGAACCTGAGCGGCTTCGGCGGCCCGGTCACCGAGCAGCTGATGCGCGGGCGGGCCGAGCTGGGAGGCCGGATCGCCGAGCAGTTGCGCGCTCTGGGCATGACGCCGGTGCTGCCCGGCTACTTCGGAACCGTGCCACCGGGCTTCGCCGCGCGCAACGCGGGCGCGGTGACGGTGCCGCAGGGCGACTGGGCGGGCTTCGACCGGCCGGACTGGCTGGACCCGTCCTCCCCGGTCTTCGCGAGGCTGGCCGCCGACTACTACGCCGAGCAGCGTGCGGTGTTCGGGGACAGCGCGATGTACCGGATGAGCCCGCTGCACGAGGGCGGGCAGACCGGCTCGGTCGATGTGAAGGCGGCCGCCGGTGCGGTGCAGCAGGCCCTGTGGGCGGCCCATCCGGGTGCGCTGTGGGCGGTGCTGGGCTGGCAGGACGATCCGACCAAGGAACTCCTCGCCGGGGTGGACACCTCGAAGCTGCTGATCCTGGACGGGCTGTCCGACCGGTACAACCGCCTGGACCGGGAAGCCCGTTGGGGTGGCGCCCCGTACGCGATGGGCACGATCTACAACTTCGGCGGGCATACGACGACCGGCGCGAACACCTCGGTCTGGATCGACCGGTTCAAGGCCTGGCGCGCGAAGAGCGACAGTGCGCTGGCCGGCACCGCCTACCTTCCGGAGGCCACCGGAACCAACCCGGCGGCCTTCGACCTCTTCACGGACCTGGCGTGGGAGCCGGGCCCGGTCGATCAGCGCAAGTGGTTCGCCGAGTTCGCCGGTAGGCGTTACGGCCGTCCGGACGCGGAGGCCTCGGCGGCGTGGGAGGAGTTGCGCAAGGGCCCGTACAGCACCTCTTCCGGGCTGTGGTCGGAGTCCCAGGACAGCCTGTTCTCGGCCCGGCCTAGCCTGACGGCGACCGGGTCGGCCTACTGGAGCCCCAAGTCCATGCGCTATCCGGCCGGTTCGGTGCGCCGGGCCCTGGACCACCTGCTCAAGGTGGATCCGCGGCTGCGCGGCTCCAGCGCCTACCGCTTCGACCTGGTCGACACCGCCCGGCAGGCCCTCGCCAACCACTCGCGGGTGCTGCTGCCGCGCATCAAGGCGGCCTACGAGGCCCGGGACCTGGCCCTGTTCCGCGAGCTGACGGCCGAATGGGCGCACCGGGAGCAGCAGTTGGACGAGCTGGTCGGTTCCGATCCGAACTTCCTGCTCGGCCCCTGGCTGTCGGCGGCCCGCGCGCACGGGTCGGACCGGGCCGAGCAGGACCGGTACGAGTACGACGCCCGCTCGATCCTGAGCGTGTGGGGACGGCAGAGCACCAGCGAGGGCGGCTTCCTGCACGATTACGCGAACCGCGAATGGAGCGGCCTGGTATCGGAGTTGTACGCGCGCCGGTGGTCCTCCTACTTCGCTTCGCTGGAGGACGGGCTGGTGCGGCGGGCGGCGCCGAGGGCCATCGACTGGCACTCCTTCGAGGAGCGGTGGGCGCGGCTCACCACCCGCCACCCGGACCGGCCCAGCGGCGATCCGTACGTCCTGGCCGCCAAGATCGCGGCCTCTCTGCCCGCCGTGAAGTGA
- a CDS encoding ricin-type beta-trefoil lectin domain protein, which produces MPPRLRASIPCLTAAALLALALSPAPATAEPTATSDTPLALTPPMGWNNWAHYMCDIDEAKVVANANALVSTGLAAKGYDTVTVDDCWMTRSRDANGDLVVDTEKFPHGMAWLGEYLHARKLKFGIYQDVGHLTCERYPGSGSPDGGGPDHYARDVRQFASWEVDYVKMDGCNLWVPPGRTKEQAYRDAYNSVAGALRDSGRNMVLSASAPAYFQQGEWGGSDWHKVIDWVGETGQLWREGKDIKVYKPAAPDTSRWSSVMGNYGYNRWLGRYAGPGNWNDPDFLIAGAPGLTAAESRSQVGLWAMMAAPFILSSQVSEIGADGLAALGNTDVIALDQDPMGRQGAVVSSNSTFDILVRPLAGGDRAVAVLNRSAGARDIRVPLEEIGLGSCTATAKNLWNGELHEVSDALTGKLAAHDTAVWRLTPRAGCAPAVPTGQIAGQGSRQGAACADGANTTGVGAVVMGACTGAPDQRWTVGRDGSLRLAGECLSAGADGLVELAGCASDRRREPGQSWTPRRDGALVQDASGLCLTAPAAAAAPADPDAPAERLRLAACGDHRVDQAWALPV; this is translated from the coding sequence GTGCCGCCTCGTCTGCGTGCGTCGATCCCCTGCCTGACCGCGGCCGCCCTGCTCGCCCTCGCGCTCTCCCCCGCTCCGGCGACGGCCGAGCCGACCGCGACCTCGGACACCCCGCTCGCACTCACCCCGCCCATGGGTTGGAACAACTGGGCTCACTACATGTGCGACATCGACGAGGCCAAGGTCGTGGCGAACGCGAACGCGCTCGTCTCCACCGGCCTCGCCGCCAAGGGCTACGACACGGTCACCGTCGACGACTGCTGGATGACCAGGAGCCGGGACGCGAACGGCGATCTCGTCGTCGACACGGAGAAGTTCCCGCACGGCATGGCCTGGCTGGGCGAGTACCTGCACGCCAGGAAGCTGAAGTTCGGCATCTACCAGGACGTCGGCCACCTCACCTGCGAGCGCTACCCCGGCAGCGGCTCCCCGGACGGCGGCGGGCCGGACCACTACGCCCGCGACGTCCGGCAGTTCGCCTCCTGGGAGGTCGACTACGTCAAGATGGACGGCTGCAACCTGTGGGTGCCCCCGGGGCGGACCAAGGAGCAGGCCTACCGGGACGCCTACAACTCCGTCGCCGGGGCGCTGCGCGACAGCGGCCGGAACATGGTGCTGTCCGCCTCCGCGCCCGCCTACTTCCAGCAGGGCGAATGGGGCGGCTCCGACTGGCACAAGGTGATCGACTGGGTCGGCGAGACCGGTCAGCTGTGGCGCGAGGGCAAGGACATCAAGGTGTACAAGCCCGCCGCGCCGGACACCTCCCGGTGGAGCTCGGTCATGGGCAACTACGGGTACAACCGCTGGCTCGGCCGGTACGCGGGCCCCGGCAACTGGAACGACCCCGATTTCCTGATCGCCGGCGCCCCCGGGCTCACGGCGGCGGAGAGCCGCAGCCAGGTCGGCCTGTGGGCCATGATGGCCGCGCCGTTCATCCTCTCCTCGCAGGTCTCCGAGATCGGCGCGGACGGGCTCGCCGCCCTCGGCAACACCGACGTGATCGCGCTGGATCAGGACCCGATGGGCCGTCAGGGCGCGGTGGTCTCCTCGAACTCCACCTTCGACATCCTGGTGCGCCCGCTCGCCGGCGGGGACCGCGCCGTGGCCGTCCTCAACCGGTCCGCCGGTGCCCGTGACATCCGCGTCCCGCTCGAAGAGATCGGGCTGGGCTCCTGCACCGCCACCGCGAAGAACCTGTGGAACGGGGAACTCCATGAGGTCTCCGACGCGTTGACCGGCAAGCTGGCCGCCCACGACACCGCCGTCTGGCGGCTGACCCCGCGGGCCGGCTGCGCCCCGGCCGTGCCCACCGGGCAGATCGCCGGGCAGGGTTCGCGCCAGGGAGCCGCCTGCGCCGACGGGGCGAACACCACCGGCGTCGGCGCCGTGGTGATGGGCGCCTGCACGGGCGCTCCCGACCAGCGCTGGACCGTGGGCCGGGACGGCAGCCTGCGCCTGGCGGGCGAGTGCCTGTCCGCGGGCGCCGACGGCCTCGTGGAGCTGGCCGGCTGCGCCTCGGACCGGCGGCGCGAGCCGGGCCAGAGCTGGACGCCCCGCCGCGACGGAGCCCTGGTCCAGGACGCGAGCGGGCTCTGCCTGACCGCCCCCGCGGCCGCGGCAGCCCCGGCCGACCCCGACGCCCCCGCCGAGCGGCTGCGGCTGGCCGCCTGCGGCGACCACCGCGTCGACCAGGCCTGGGCCCTGCCGGTCTGA
- a CDS encoding TetR/AcrR family transcriptional regulator C-terminal domain-containing protein, giving the protein MPRRSAALDRATPGTIAAAALRILDEQGPAALSFRALADRLDVSHATVQRRCTDLAGLLDLCTEHLAAQLPEIPAGTGWAEATEQRFSALYRLLAAHPGLLILRGGRPWLGRQLLARLVEPALADSVAAGMSPGEAMTVYRRMYLLTLGSAAFVDHRDPAGATAASRGALAALDPAEFPVLSGGLADVLPALTDHEVYYGALRQLIEAARPIR; this is encoded by the coding sequence ATGCCGAGAAGATCAGCCGCCCTGGACCGCGCGACCCCCGGGACGATCGCCGCCGCCGCCCTGCGCATCCTCGATGAGCAGGGCCCCGCCGCGCTCAGTTTCCGCGCCCTCGCCGACCGGCTGGACGTCTCGCACGCCACCGTCCAGCGCCGCTGCACCGACCTCGCCGGGCTGCTCGACCTCTGCACCGAGCACCTGGCCGCCCAGCTGCCCGAGATCCCTGCGGGCACCGGCTGGGCGGAGGCCACCGAGCAGCGGTTCAGCGCCCTCTACCGGCTGCTCGCGGCCCACCCCGGGCTGCTGATCCTGCGCGGCGGCCGGCCCTGGCTCGGGCGGCAGCTGCTGGCGCGGCTCGTCGAGCCCGCGCTCGCCGACAGCGTCGCCGCCGGGATGAGCCCCGGCGAAGCGATGACCGTCTACCGCCGGATGTACCTGCTGACCCTCGGCAGCGCCGCCTTCGTCGACCACCGGGATCCGGCGGGGGCCACCGCCGCCTCGCGGGGGGCGCTGGCCGCCCTGGACCCCGCGGAGTTCCCCGTGCTCTCGGGCGGCCTCGCCGACGTACTGCCCGCCCTGACCGACCACGAGGTGTACTACGGCGCCCTGCGCCAGCTGATCGAGGCGGCCCGGCCCATCCGATAG
- a CDS encoding TnsA-like heteromeric transposase endonuclease subunit, translating to MAVQSPARVHGKYEQPTASVRYDDASVRKIPFRNLRLADFTWSVPWRRFRSVHGQAHYSGRYASVTMAGPVVYESRLELARLLLADMDPAVRGIYAQPCHMTARVGNCVRRHVPDFLLVMESGVVRVVNVKPEARLADPRIAEALAWPRELVERHGWEYEIWSGEDRVVLENVRFLAAYRRPGVVPRADIERAWECVQDGDRLAVAERRLAAGRPEYEARPALLALVWSGRLTTDLSRPLSGEWVLRRSA from the coding sequence ATGGCCGTTCAGAGTCCAGCTCGGGTGCATGGGAAGTATGAACAGCCGACAGCGTCGGTCCGCTATGACGACGCATCGGTGCGAAAGATCCCGTTCAGGAATCTGCGGTTGGCCGATTTCACTTGGTCGGTGCCGTGGCGGAGGTTCCGCTCCGTTCACGGGCAGGCGCATTACTCGGGGCGGTACGCGTCGGTGACGATGGCCGGACCGGTGGTCTACGAGAGCCGTCTGGAGCTGGCGCGGCTTCTGCTGGCGGACATGGATCCAGCAGTACGCGGGATCTATGCCCAGCCGTGCCACATGACGGCCCGGGTCGGGAACTGTGTACGTCGGCATGTGCCGGACTTTCTGCTGGTCATGGAGTCGGGCGTGGTGCGGGTGGTGAACGTCAAGCCGGAGGCTCGGCTCGCCGATCCGAGGATCGCGGAAGCGTTGGCATGGCCGCGTGAGCTGGTCGAGCGGCACGGTTGGGAGTACGAGATCTGGTCCGGGGAGGACCGCGTGGTCCTGGAGAATGTCCGGTTCCTCGCGGCTTACCGCCGCCCCGGCGTGGTTCCGCGAGCCGATATTGAGCGTGCTTGGGAATGTGTGCAGGACGGGGACCGGCTCGCGGTCGCCGAGCGGCGGCTGGCGGCCGGGCGTCCGGAGTACGAGGCGCGTCCGGCGCTGTTGGCCCTGGTGTGGTCTGGTCGGCTGACCACTGACCTGTCACGCCCGCTGAGTGGCGAGTGGGTTCTTCGGAGGTCCGCGTGA
- a CDS encoding helix-turn-helix domain-containing protein yields MSASWTTTLRPGLPLTYDGEQFTIAEIEGRRVLLQQMSADGRPTWRQVDLSVLLAHPSTEFLVEAPPAEPAVGAVMGGLSTAEDDALTVRFRHVQEVRFGYQLGSCELALEGEPRADYAPGMPLMHRYRAKAAELGVDPATVRRWVSKVEGAGPAGLVSRRQPRSVLDRADPRWLDMARSVIKRHEKSSRPVRGLVLTEIEERLAKEHGHGVVTIPGQTMGYALLKELGRGTNAFEGSTKGKRSIANSPQGVYGRLRATRPGEYVVLDTNSLDVFAMEPVTCRWVRCELTVAMDLYSRVITGLRLTPVSTKSTDVAGVLFETIRPREVAGGGEPLPYCGVPSTVVLDAEKLVDAHGQPLLPPVAAETIIYDHGKVYVSNHIASVCAKLDISLQPARPYTPTDKPVERWFKTLNQGLLAALPGYKGPDVHSRGVKVEEEAYFFLDELEAIIREWITLVYHRRHHRGLTVPEVPGLKLSPLEMFEHGVTRAGPLRIASRPGLALEFLEEEWCPIHHYGVEVNGLRYNGDALEGYRNQISGHRGEQAGKWPVAVDRADIRRIYFQDPRSHLWHALDWEHAAALNGPASLEALKYARRIAIKAHRFPDVKRALVELLERWGAGLTADRTERRMAVRLSQERLRLVGEGDIELGDGVSQLPTVSRITSLVAPAAARSEESAAALDSRAVPEPEVVPGGDDDEDQECEAPFPGDGAASGVIDEDDFYAGVWDSR; encoded by the coding sequence GTGAGTGCCTCCTGGACGACGACGCTTCGGCCGGGACTGCCGCTGACCTACGACGGCGAGCAGTTCACGATCGCGGAGATCGAAGGCCGTCGCGTCCTGCTGCAACAGATGTCGGCGGATGGTCGCCCGACGTGGCGGCAGGTCGACTTGTCGGTGCTGCTGGCGCATCCGTCCACGGAGTTCCTGGTGGAGGCCCCACCTGCGGAGCCAGCGGTCGGTGCTGTGATGGGTGGCCTCAGCACCGCTGAGGACGATGCGCTCACCGTTCGGTTCCGGCACGTCCAAGAGGTTCGCTTCGGCTACCAACTAGGCTCTTGTGAACTGGCGTTGGAAGGTGAGCCACGGGCGGACTATGCGCCGGGGATGCCGTTGATGCACCGGTACCGGGCGAAGGCCGCAGAGCTCGGAGTCGATCCGGCCACGGTGCGCCGATGGGTGTCCAAGGTCGAGGGGGCTGGACCGGCCGGGCTGGTGAGTCGGCGTCAGCCGCGAAGTGTGCTGGATCGGGCGGATCCGCGCTGGCTGGACATGGCGCGCTCGGTGATCAAGAGGCATGAGAAGTCCAGCCGCCCGGTCCGTGGACTGGTGCTGACGGAGATCGAGGAGCGTCTGGCCAAGGAGCACGGCCATGGTGTGGTGACCATTCCGGGGCAGACGATGGGGTACGCGCTGCTGAAGGAGCTCGGCCGGGGGACGAATGCGTTCGAGGGCAGTACGAAGGGGAAGCGGTCGATCGCGAACAGCCCGCAGGGGGTCTACGGCAGGCTGCGGGCGACTCGGCCGGGTGAGTACGTCGTGCTGGACACCAACAGTCTGGACGTCTTCGCGATGGAGCCGGTGACCTGCCGGTGGGTGCGCTGTGAGCTCACGGTCGCGATGGACCTCTACAGCAGGGTCATCACAGGGCTGCGGTTGACGCCGGTGTCGACGAAGTCGACGGATGTGGCCGGCGTCCTGTTCGAGACGATCCGTCCCCGCGAGGTGGCGGGCGGCGGTGAGCCGCTTCCGTACTGCGGGGTGCCCTCCACCGTGGTGCTGGACGCGGAGAAGCTGGTGGACGCCCACGGCCAGCCGTTGCTGCCGCCCGTCGCCGCGGAGACAATCATCTACGACCACGGCAAGGTCTACGTCTCGAACCACATCGCGAGCGTCTGCGCGAAGCTCGACATTTCCCTGCAGCCGGCCCGTCCGTATACGCCCACCGACAAGCCGGTGGAGCGGTGGTTCAAGACGCTGAACCAGGGACTGTTGGCGGCGCTTCCCGGCTACAAGGGCCCGGACGTGCACAGCCGCGGGGTGAAGGTGGAGGAGGAGGCGTACTTCTTCCTGGACGAGCTTGAGGCGATCATCCGCGAGTGGATCACCTTGGTGTATCACCGGCGGCACCACCGGGGGCTGACGGTCCCCGAGGTCCCGGGCCTGAAGCTGAGCCCGCTGGAAATGTTTGAGCACGGCGTGACCAGGGCAGGGCCGTTGCGGATTGCGTCGCGGCCGGGGCTCGCGCTGGAGTTCCTGGAGGAGGAGTGGTGCCCGATCCACCACTACGGAGTGGAAGTCAACGGGCTTCGCTACAACGGTGACGCGCTGGAGGGGTACCGCAACCAGATCAGCGGGCACCGCGGCGAACAGGCGGGCAAGTGGCCGGTCGCGGTGGACCGCGCGGACATCAGGAGGATCTACTTCCAGGATCCGCGGTCGCACCTGTGGCACGCGCTGGACTGGGAGCACGCAGCCGCCCTGAACGGCCCGGCCAGCCTGGAGGCGTTGAAGTACGCACGCCGGATCGCGATCAAGGCGCACCGCTTCCCGGACGTCAAACGTGCCCTGGTCGAGCTGCTGGAGCGATGGGGCGCGGGGCTGACCGCGGACCGTACCGAGCGCCGGATGGCGGTGCGGCTCTCGCAGGAGCGGTTGCGGCTGGTCGGCGAGGGCGACATCGAGCTGGGAGACGGGGTCTCCCAGCTGCCGACGGTCAGCCGCATCACCTCGCTGGTGGCACCTGCCGCCGCCAGGAGCGAGGAGTCGGCCGCCGCGCTGGACTCGCGCGCGGTGCCGGAGCCCGAGGTGGTGCCAGGTGGGGACGACGACGAGGACCAGGAGTGCGAGGCGCCCTTCCCCGGGGACGGGGCAGCCAGCGGCGTCATCGACGAGGACGACTTCTACGCCGGCGTCTGGGACAGTCGGTGA